One Propionispora hippei DSM 15287 genomic window carries:
- a CDS encoding NAD(P)H-dependent oxidoreductase, translated as MLNMDKKLIKRQQEGKLIRTGIVGAGQMGRGMVTQMVLMQGITPAIVSDINVENAVHAFHYAGVKDDQIAIVDTLSDANKWIEAGKYVATANADLVSQANMVECAIDATGVPDVGAKVATDAMRNGKHVVMLNVETDVVIGPYLKKFAAEHGVIYTGSAGDEPGAVMELYCFAKAMGMDVKVMGKGKNNKLDYDCNPDTVLEEATRRKMSPKMLCSFKDGTKTMVEMTAMSNATGLIPDVIGGHGIAAGLKELPDLFRLKEDGGILNKHGVVEYVNGIAPGVFVAVSTENEEIAYQMRYHSMGNGPLWILYRPYHLCNLETPLTVAKAVIDGESTIVPIDGLVSECITVAKTDLKAGQYIDGIGGYTTYGSIATAQESDAKGYVPYGLVTKKARMLKDAKKGQLLTLDMLELDQSTLIYKLRKEQDAMYNK; from the coding sequence ATGCTAAACATGGATAAAAAGTTAATAAAACGTCAGCAAGAAGGCAAACTGATTCGCACCGGGATCGTTGGCGCGGGGCAGATGGGCCGGGGTATGGTGACGCAGATGGTGCTCATGCAGGGGATTACGCCTGCCATTGTGTCCGATATTAATGTGGAAAATGCCGTGCATGCTTTCCATTATGCCGGTGTTAAGGATGATCAAATCGCTATTGTTGATACGCTGTCTGATGCCAATAAATGGATTGAAGCAGGAAAATATGTGGCGACAGCCAATGCCGATCTGGTTTCTCAGGCTAATATGGTTGAGTGCGCCATTGACGCTACCGGAGTTCCTGACGTAGGTGCCAAGGTGGCAACAGACGCCATGAGAAATGGTAAGCATGTGGTTATGCTCAATGTAGAGACCGACGTTGTTATCGGACCTTACCTCAAAAAATTTGCAGCTGAGCATGGCGTTATTTATACCGGCTCGGCCGGTGACGAACCGGGTGCCGTTATGGAACTATACTGTTTTGCTAAGGCCATGGGTATGGATGTCAAAGTCATGGGGAAAGGCAAAAACAATAAGCTGGACTATGACTGCAACCCGGATACCGTTCTGGAAGAAGCAACCCGCCGCAAAATGAGTCCTAAAATGCTTTGCTCCTTCAAAGACGGCACTAAAACCATGGTAGAAATGACAGCTATGTCTAATGCTACCGGACTGATTCCTGATGTAATTGGTGGACATGGAATTGCTGCCGGACTTAAAGAACTGCCTGACCTATTCAGATTGAAAGAAGACGGCGGTATTTTGAATAAACACGGTGTTGTTGAATATGTAAACGGCATTGCGCCGGGCGTATTTGTCGCCGTATCTACAGAAAATGAAGAAATTGCTTATCAGATGCGTTATCATAGCATGGGTAACGGTCCGCTGTGGATTTTATATCGCCCGTATCACTTGTGCAATCTGGAAACGCCGCTGACAGTGGCCAAAGCGGTTATTGACGGCGAATCTACTATTGTGCCGATTGACGGTCTGGTTAGTGAGTGTATTACTGTGGCTAAAACCGATTTGAAAGCCGGTCAATATATCGACGGAATCGGCGGCTATACCACCTATGGCTCTATTGCCACGGCTCAGGAATCTGATGCTAAAGGCTATGTGCCTTACGGCTTGGTTACGAAAAAGGCTCGCATGCTGAAAGACGCCAAGAAAGGCCAGTTATTGACTTTGGATATGCTCGAATTGGATCAGTCTACCTTGATTTACAAACTCCGTAAAGAACAGGACGCCATGTATAACAAATAA
- a CDS encoding type III pantothenate kinase produces the protein MLLVFDIGNSNIVLGLYDGKELLHHWRISTDRQKTGDEYGMLIHNLFSFAGRSISEVHAIMISSVVPPLVVPIIKMCQRYFKVEPLVVGPGIKTGICIRYENPREVGADRIVNAVAAHAKFGGPLIIVDFGTATTFCAIAENGDYLGGAIAPGIGISTEALFQRAAKLPRIELVKPKSVICRNTVASMQSGIIFGFAGQVDEIVRRMKVEMGQDAYVVATGGLANLIAQESTSIQVVEHFLTLEGLRILYERNS, from the coding sequence ATGCTTTTGGTATTTGATATCGGAAACAGCAATATTGTGTTAGGTCTCTATGATGGTAAGGAATTGCTTCATCACTGGCGTATTTCGACCGACCGCCAGAAAACCGGCGATGAATACGGCATGCTGATTCATAATCTGTTTAGTTTCGCCGGACGCAGTATCAGCGAGGTCCATGCCATCATGATTTCTTCGGTTGTGCCGCCGTTGGTCGTGCCAATCATCAAAATGTGCCAGCGTTACTTCAAAGTGGAACCGCTGGTGGTTGGACCGGGGATTAAAACAGGCATCTGCATTCGCTATGAAAATCCGCGGGAAGTGGGAGCCGACCGGATTGTCAATGCCGTAGCGGCCCACGCCAAGTTTGGCGGACCGCTGATTATCGTCGATTTTGGTACGGCCACGACATTCTGCGCTATTGCGGAAAATGGCGATTATCTCGGTGGCGCCATTGCGCCGGGCATCGGAATTTCCACTGAGGCGCTTTTTCAGCGGGCGGCTAAGTTGCCGCGCATTGAACTGGTTAAACCGAAAAGCGTTATTTGCCGCAACACGGTGGCCAGTATGCAGTCAGGCATTATCTTCGGCTTTGCCGGACAGGTGGATGAGATTGTCCGCCGAATGAAGGTTGAAATGGGACAGGACGCCTATGTCGTCGCCACCGGCGGCTTGGCTAACCTGATCGCCCAGGAGTCGACCAGTATTCAGGTAGTTGAGCATTTTCTGACGCTGGAGGGCCTGCGTATTCTTTACGAACGAAATTCTTAA
- a CDS encoding biotin--[acetyl-CoA-carboxylase] ligase — protein MRSSILNVLRKNQGEYISGEEISRQLMVSRTAIWKHIRALKQDGYLIEAHPRRGYCLSELPDLLLPDEIKNDLSTQVLGKEIYWFDSIDSTSNEAKKLAAAGCPEGTLVLAEAQCTGRGRLARGWFSPRGKGIWLSVVLRPPFQPYDAPKCTLMTAVALTRAIRRATGVPCGIKWPNDILYNGKKVVGILTEMSAEMDAINYVVLGMGTNVNIAADEFPDELAGIATSLAEAAGRPFCRKTLLKEILAELETVYLEVSRSGFDSILKEWRRLSVTLGQTVQVVGPDKQFSGLAVDIDASGALLVQTDGSLETVIAGDVSIRPAMSEKSK, from the coding sequence ATGCGTTCCAGTATTCTTAATGTATTAAGAAAAAATCAGGGAGAGTATATCTCAGGTGAGGAAATTTCACGGCAGCTCATGGTGTCCCGTACAGCGATCTGGAAACATATCCGGGCGCTAAAGCAGGACGGTTACTTAATTGAGGCACATCCCCGGCGGGGTTACTGCCTGAGTGAATTACCGGATTTGCTGCTGCCTGATGAGATAAAAAATGACTTATCTACGCAGGTACTGGGCAAAGAGATCTACTGGTTTGACAGTATTGACTCCACCAGCAATGAGGCGAAAAAGCTGGCGGCAGCAGGCTGTCCGGAGGGTACTCTGGTGCTGGCGGAAGCCCAGTGCACCGGAAGGGGCCGGCTGGCGCGGGGTTGGTTTTCCCCCAGGGGCAAGGGTATCTGGTTGTCGGTTGTTTTGCGGCCGCCGTTTCAGCCTTATGATGCTCCCAAATGTACGTTGATGACCGCCGTGGCGCTCACCAGGGCTATTCGGCGGGCGACCGGCGTTCCCTGTGGTATTAAGTGGCCTAACGATATTTTATATAACGGGAAAAAAGTAGTGGGTATTTTGACCGAAATGAGTGCGGAAATGGATGCGATTAACTATGTTGTACTTGGCATGGGCACTAACGTGAATATCGCGGCCGACGAATTTCCGGACGAACTGGCCGGTATTGCCACTTCGTTGGCAGAGGCTGCCGGCCGGCCTTTTTGCCGTAAAACACTATTGAAGGAAATACTGGCCGAACTGGAAACGGTCTATCTGGAGGTAAGCAGGAGCGGCTTTGACAGTATCTTAAAAGAGTGGCGCCGGCTGTCGGTTACGCTGGGGCAAACCGTGCAGGTCGTCGGACCGGACAAGCAGTTTAGCGGACTGGCGGTGGATATTGATGCGTCAGGAGCTTTGCTGGTGCAGACGGACGGTTCGCTGGAGACGGTTATTGCCGGCGACGTATCCATCCGGCCGGCAATGTCGGAAAAGAGTAAATAA
- a CDS encoding response regulator transcription factor translates to MSLKILIADDEINICEVVQLYLEKEGFTVYTATNGEQAMAIETTEKPDLLLLDIMLPKLSGWDICRSIERTVPVIFLTALSAESDKITGFSLGADDYITKPFSPRELVARVKAVLRRSGLLQTGGSALEFPGLLVNATTQTVEVDGQSVTLTPKEFELLSFITRHPKIVFSREQLLTNVWGYDFQGDDRTVDATIKRLRQKINHSHYAYVHTVWGTGYKFEVTAK, encoded by the coding sequence ATGTCTTTAAAAATTTTGATTGCCGACGACGAAATAAATATTTGCGAAGTAGTGCAGTTATATTTGGAAAAGGAAGGCTTTACCGTGTATACGGCTACCAATGGCGAACAGGCCATGGCGATTGAAACAACCGAAAAACCTGATTTGTTGCTGCTGGACATTATGCTGCCCAAATTATCCGGCTGGGATATCTGCCGCAGCATCGAACGTACGGTACCTGTCATCTTCCTGACGGCGCTAAGCGCCGAAAGCGACAAAATCACCGGCTTCTCGCTGGGGGCTGACGATTATATCACCAAGCCCTTTAGTCCCAGAGAGCTGGTAGCGCGGGTTAAAGCGGTCCTGCGGCGAAGCGGCCTTTTGCAAACCGGCGGCAGCGCCCTTGAGTTTCCCGGTCTTTTAGTCAACGCCACTACACAAACCGTCGAAGTGGACGGTCAGTCGGTCACATTGACACCAAAAGAATTCGAACTGCTCTCGTTTATCACCCGCCATCCCAAAATTGTTTTTTCCCGCGAACAGCTATTGACCAATGTCTGGGGCTATGATTTTCAGGGCGATGATCGCACGGTGGATGCCACCATTAAACGGTTGCGGCAAAAAATCAATCATTCCCACTATGCTTACGTGCATACCGTCTGGGGGACAGGCTACAAGTTCGAGGTGACTGCCAAATGA
- a CDS encoding sensor histidine kinase → MMRSIFGKLLISHIVVIMISSLALSLLMSYLVRGHFIDNKRRELLQKGEATVILLSPSLYNGRLPSDITMNVMSNLAGATIWLMDEQGSIIAGAPPEHWDRGGFFETDLEMMELFNGTPQSWVSETRKNRDPAIVVAVPIPDTIVPTALFLYAPILGVNRSAEGLVRLMFYSLLVGAFISVGLGYITSRNLTRPIADISRAARNFAKGDFNSRTTATGNDEIGGLGRTFNSMAASLARAEQNRRDFLANVSHELKTPVASIQALAETILDGLAAKPAQQERYLQTIVGESNRINRLIRELLDMAQLEAGELSIVRQKLDIREFWEQEQDKYVSLLAAKALSLEVDIPADLSPVWADPDRLSQVLSNLLSNAIRYAPKQSTLTLTARSVPQFLSIALTDRGPGIAPADLPHIWERFYRVDSARARDSGGTGLGLSITKKLVEAMGGSIAVHSVVNEGSTFSFTLPVASE, encoded by the coding sequence ATGATGCGCTCCATTTTCGGCAAGCTGCTGATCTCCCATATAGTAGTCATCATGATCAGTTCACTGGCTCTCAGTCTGTTGATGTCCTACCTGGTCCGCGGGCACTTTATCGACAATAAGCGCCGTGAATTACTGCAAAAAGGTGAAGCTACCGTGATTCTGCTCTCCCCTTCCTTATATAACGGCCGCCTGCCCAGCGATATTACCATGAATGTTATGAGCAACCTGGCCGGTGCGACCATCTGGCTGATGGACGAGCAGGGTTCGATTATCGCCGGCGCACCGCCAGAGCATTGGGACCGCGGCGGCTTCTTCGAGACCGATCTCGAAATGATGGAGCTATTTAACGGGACTCCCCAATCCTGGGTAAGCGAAACAAGAAAGAATCGGGATCCGGCCATCGTCGTAGCTGTTCCTATTCCTGACACCATTGTCCCCACCGCCCTCTTCTTATATGCACCTATCCTCGGAGTAAACCGAAGTGCGGAGGGTTTGGTACGCCTCATGTTCTACTCACTCTTAGTCGGCGCTTTCATTTCCGTAGGCTTAGGCTACATCACCTCCCGTAATCTGACCCGACCGATTGCTGACATCAGCCGGGCAGCCCGCAATTTTGCCAAAGGGGATTTTAACAGCCGTACCACCGCTACAGGCAATGACGAAATCGGCGGCCTGGGGAGGACCTTTAACAGCATGGCCGCTTCCCTGGCCCGGGCTGAGCAAAACAGACGGGATTTTCTCGCCAATGTGTCCCATGAATTGAAAACTCCGGTGGCCTCAATTCAAGCCCTGGCTGAAACCATCCTGGATGGTCTGGCGGCCAAACCGGCTCAGCAGGAACGGTACCTGCAAACTATCGTCGGCGAATCTAACCGCATCAATCGCCTGATCCGGGAGCTTTTGGATATGGCACAACTGGAGGCCGGCGAGCTGTCGATTGTCCGACAGAAACTCGATATAAGGGAGTTTTGGGAGCAGGAACAGGATAAATACGTTTCGCTGTTAGCCGCTAAGGCGCTATCGTTGGAAGTGGATATCCCGGCAGACCTTTCCCCAGTCTGGGCCGATCCAGACCGTCTTTCTCAGGTTTTGTCCAACCTGCTCTCCAATGCCATCCGTTATGCGCCGAAACAGTCGACTTTGACACTGACCGCCCGCTCTGTCCCTCAATTTCTTTCCATTGCGCTCACTGACCGGGGACCGGGTATTGCTCCTGCCGATCTGCCACATATTTGGGAACGTTTCTATCGGGTCGATTCGGCCCGGGCCCGCGATTCCGGCGGCACCGGACTGGGCCTTTCAATAACCAAGAAACTGGTCGAAGCCATGGGCGGCAGCATTGCCGTCCACAGTGTGGTAAACGAAGGAAGCACGTTCTCCTTTACGCTTCCCGTAGCCAGCGAATAG
- a CDS encoding asparaginase, with protein sequence MSEVLLHYTRGGKVECLHRGDIVAVDRTGQVQYQVGDAGRRMFWRSAAKPFQVLPLVERGGLDRFNLTTRELAIMTASHSGESDHVEIISQLLSKIGLTTEALACGTARPLSGKAARELMCRNLPYQAVHNPCSGKHSGMLALAALLEVPRDRYFALEHPVQQLMLQAVSRSAGLPVAEVETGIDGCGVPVFYLPLRNMALAYAKLANPTAADWGESQAAVVAIRNAMLAYPQIVAGTGRLDTVIMQVTKGRLAAKVGAEAVYCLSAVNEGLGIALKIDDGGNAPIAPVVISLLKKLDLISAQEFELLAAKFPFVQKNHCGDVIGTVEAVF encoded by the coding sequence ATGAGTGAAGTATTACTACACTATACCCGCGGTGGCAAGGTGGAATGCCTTCACCGCGGCGATATTGTGGCGGTGGACCGGACAGGACAGGTGCAGTATCAGGTCGGCGATGCCGGACGGAGGATGTTCTGGCGGTCGGCGGCCAAGCCTTTTCAAGTGTTGCCGCTGGTGGAACGGGGCGGTCTGGATAGGTTTAACCTGACAACCAGGGAGCTTGCCATTATGACGGCTTCCCATAGCGGTGAATCGGACCATGTGGAGATCATCAGTCAACTGCTAAGCAAAATCGGTTTGACTACCGAGGCCCTTGCCTGCGGCACGGCCAGACCACTCAGCGGTAAAGCTGCCAGGGAGTTGATGTGCCGGAACCTGCCTTATCAGGCTGTGCACAATCCTTGCTCCGGCAAACATTCCGGCATGCTGGCTTTGGCTGCCTTGCTGGAGGTGCCGCGGGACCGGTATTTTGCCCTGGAACATCCGGTACAGCAATTGATGCTGCAGGCGGTCAGCCGGTCAGCCGGCTTGCCGGTAGCCGAAGTGGAGACAGGCATTGACGGTTGCGGCGTTCCTGTCTTTTACCTGCCTTTACGGAATATGGCGCTGGCTTATGCCAAACTGGCGAATCCGACGGCAGCCGACTGGGGTGAAAGCCAGGCTGCCGTCGTCGCCATCCGGAATGCGATGCTGGCTTATCCTCAGATAGTTGCCGGCACCGGCCGCCTGGACACGGTAATCATGCAAGTCACCAAGGGACGTCTGGCCGCCAAAGTCGGTGCTGAGGCGGTCTATTGTCTGTCGGCGGTAAATGAAGGACTGGGGATAGCGCTCAAAATTGACGATGGTGGTAACGCGCCGATTGCGCCGGTGGTCATTTCTCTTCTGAAAAAGCTGGACTTGATTTCAGCTCAGGAGTTTGAGTTGTTGGCGGCTAAATTTCCCTTTGTGCAAAAAAATCATTGCGGCGATGTTATTGGGACAGTGGAAGCTGTTTTTTGA
- the ftsH gene encoding ATP-dependent zinc metalloprotease FtsH produces the protein MNKFFRNVSFYLLIIIIAISIIDYYSSRTTNKQEISYTQFLQQTTDQKVERVTIVDNTIKGKLKDGQEFTTVAPNDPTLINTLREKNVDIKAEQPPQPPWWTTIFSSILPMLLLIGVWFFIMQQTQGGGNRVMSFGKSRAKLHSEDKIKVTFHDVAGADEAKQELEEVVEFLKHPKKFNDLGARIPKGVLLFGPPGTGKTLLARAVAGEAGVPFFSISGSDFVEMFVGVGASRVRDLFEQAKKNAPCIVFIDEIDAVGRQRGAGLGGGHDEREQTLNQLLVEMDGFGVNEGIIIIAATNRPDILDPALLRPGRFDRQIVVDRPDVKGRSEILKVHTKGKPVAKEISLEVLARRTPGFTGADLSNLVNEAALLAARRNKRRIEMPELEEAVERVVAGPERKSKVISDKEKKLTAYHEAGHALIGMLLTHTDPVHKVSIIPRGRAGGYTLMLPKEDRYYATRSELLDQLKTLLGGRVAEAVVLSEISTGAQNDLERATDLVRKMICEFGMSEALGPITFGRRQDQQVFLGRDISRDRNYGEEVASAIDQEVRRLIEDAYTKTEEMLRTNIDKLHLIAQALIERETLEASQLEQLLKEGKIDGAAVGEDKSAESAEPAAQDNTGSGGVAEGPKIVYLSREHGWQR, from the coding sequence TTGAATAAATTTTTTCGTAATGTCAGTTTTTACTTGTTAATTATCATCATTGCCATATCGATAATTGACTACTATTCATCGCGTACCACGAACAAGCAGGAAATCAGCTATACGCAGTTTCTGCAGCAAACAACGGATCAAAAGGTTGAACGTGTAACGATCGTGGACAATACGATTAAAGGTAAGCTTAAGGATGGTCAGGAGTTTACCACAGTTGCACCCAATGATCCTACACTGATTAATACATTACGGGAAAAAAATGTGGATATTAAGGCTGAACAGCCGCCACAGCCACCCTGGTGGACAACAATTTTCTCGTCAATTCTGCCGATGCTGCTCTTGATCGGCGTATGGTTTTTCATTATGCAGCAAACCCAGGGCGGCGGCAACCGGGTGATGTCTTTCGGTAAAAGCCGTGCCAAGCTGCACAGCGAAGACAAGATCAAAGTGACCTTCCACGATGTGGCCGGCGCCGATGAGGCGAAGCAGGAACTGGAAGAGGTCGTCGAGTTTCTGAAGCATCCGAAAAAGTTTAATGATTTAGGAGCGCGTATTCCTAAGGGCGTGTTGCTGTTTGGACCGCCAGGAACAGGTAAAACACTGCTGGCGCGGGCTGTGGCCGGCGAGGCTGGCGTACCGTTTTTCAGCATCAGCGGCTCCGATTTCGTGGAAATGTTTGTCGGTGTCGGTGCGTCCCGGGTGAGGGACTTGTTTGAACAGGCAAAAAAGAATGCTCCGTGCATTGTGTTTATTGATGAAATTGACGCTGTTGGCCGTCAACGCGGCGCCGGTTTGGGCGGCGGACATGACGAGCGCGAACAGACGCTCAATCAGTTGCTGGTGGAAATGGACGGCTTTGGCGTCAATGAGGGAATTATTATTATTGCCGCTACCAACCGTCCCGATATTCTCGATCCGGCACTCTTGCGTCCCGGCCGTTTTGACCGGCAGATTGTGGTCGACCGCCCGGATGTAAAAGGCCGTTCGGAGATTTTGAAAGTCCATACCAAAGGAAAACCGGTGGCCAAGGAGATCAGTTTGGAAGTACTGGCCCGTCGTACGCCCGGCTTTACCGGCGCCGACCTGAGCAATCTGGTTAACGAGGCAGCCCTGTTGGCGGCGCGCCGCAACAAGCGCCGTATTGAAATGCCGGAGCTGGAAGAAGCAGTGGAACGGGTGGTTGCCGGACCGGAACGGAAAAGCAAAGTGATCAGCGACAAGGAAAAGAAGCTTACCGCCTATCATGAAGCCGGGCATGCTTTGATTGGCATGCTGCTGACTCACACCGATCCGGTGCACAAGGTTTCGATTATTCCCCGCGGCCGGGCCGGTGGTTATACACTGATGCTGCCGAAAGAAGACCGTTATTACGCGACCCGTTCGGAGCTCTTAGATCAATTGAAAACCCTGCTGGGTGGCCGGGTGGCAGAGGCCGTTGTTCTGTCCGAGATCAGCACAGGGGCGCAAAACGATCTGGAACGGGCTACCGATCTGGTGCGCAAAATGATTTGCGAGTTCGGTATGAGCGAAGCGCTGGGACCGATTACCTTTGGCCGCCGGCAAGATCAGCAAGTATTTTTGGGTCGTGATATTTCCCGCGACCGCAACTACGGCGAAGAGGTGGCTTCGGCCATAGACCAGGAAGTACGCCGCTTAATTGAGGATGCCTATACCAAGACGGAAGAAATGCTGCGGACCAATATTGATAAGCTGCATTTAATTGCCCAGGCACTCATTGAGCGGGAGACGCTGGAAGCGTCTCAGTTGGAGCAGTTGTTAAAAGAAGGAAAAATTGATGGCGCGGCGGTAGGGGAAGACAAATCGGCTGAATCGGCTGAACCGGCTGCACAGGATAATACCGGCAGTGGTGGTGTGGCAGAGGGACCGAAAATCGTGTACCTTTCCCGCGAACACGGCTGGCAACGTTAA
- the hpt gene encoding hypoxanthine phosphoribosyltransferase, with protein sequence MMDDVERVLISTEELKQRIADMGRQISQDYAGKEILMIGVLRGAVIFMADLARAIDIPVAIDFMAVSSYGAGTSSSGVVRILKDLDETVEGKHILVVEDIIDSGLTLNYLLDNIKSRKPASLRMCTLLNKPERRKVNVHIDYNGFTIPDHFVVGYGLDYAEKYRNLPFIGILKPAVYEP encoded by the coding sequence ATGATGGATGATGTGGAAAGAGTGCTGATTAGCACGGAGGAGCTAAAACAGCGGATTGCCGATATGGGAAGGCAGATTTCTCAGGATTATGCGGGCAAGGAAATTTTGATGATTGGCGTACTGCGCGGGGCGGTTATTTTTATGGCCGATCTGGCGCGGGCGATTGATATTCCGGTTGCCATTGATTTTATGGCGGTGTCCAGCTATGGTGCCGGTACGTCCTCCAGCGGCGTGGTGCGTATTTTAAAAGACCTGGATGAAACAGTGGAAGGAAAGCACATACTAGTGGTAGAGGATATCATTGATTCAGGTCTGACCCTAAATTATTTACTGGATAATATCAAATCACGCAAACCGGCCAGTCTCCGGATGTGCACGCTCCTTAACAAACCGGAGCGCCGGAAGGTGAATGTACATATAGATTATAACGGTTTTACCATACCGGATCATTTTGTGGTCGGCTATGGATTGGATTATGCCGAGAAGTACCGTAATCTGCCGTTTATCGGTATCTTGAAACCGGCAGTATATGAACCATAA
- the tilS gene encoding tRNA lysidine(34) synthetase TilS translates to MIKKVKQYIESHSLLRSGDTILLACSGGPDSLALLHILQAFRSTYGIELVAAHMDHMIRGAESAADAQFVADFCRQRDIRCYSTALDVPALAAGSGHSLEETARFLRYRYLREVAAEVKAAAIATGHHRDDQAETVLIHLLRGAGSDGLAGMLPAGNGIIRPLLAVTRSEIEAYCREHKLPARTDSTNRQTDYLRNSIRLELLPWLEERYNPAIKESLCRTAAIIGEEHAFVRAAAEQIWKETVQTEPEVFALDGQKFAGLPCALQREVLRLTIEKKQGNLRGISFYHVEKMIEMILTGQVGACLPLPGCLWARKTYNGLVIGTQSRPPEPEIPAPVDILLNVPGRTVAAELGCIVHARLLQASTDDHSSQNAVFDADKLVPPLGIRTRLPGDRFVPSGMRGSKKLKDFFIDAKVERQQRDQVPIIYDAAGILWVCGFRQSERGKIDSNTRNLLQLTIEKQGEKDDTFDDG, encoded by the coding sequence ATGATAAAAAAAGTTAAACAATACATAGAAAGTCATTCGCTGCTGCGATCCGGCGATACCATTCTGCTGGCCTGCTCCGGCGGTCCGGACTCACTGGCGTTGCTGCATATCCTGCAAGCTTTTCGTTCAACCTATGGTATTGAACTGGTGGCGGCCCATATGGACCATATGATCCGGGGGGCCGAGTCGGCGGCAGACGCGCAGTTTGTCGCCGATTTCTGCCGGCAACGGGATATCCGTTGCTATAGCACGGCGCTAGACGTTCCGGCTTTGGCCGCCGGCTCCGGACATTCTCTGGAGGAGACGGCAAGGTTCCTAAGATACCGGTATTTGCGGGAAGTTGCCGCCGAGGTCAAAGCGGCAGCTATTGCCACAGGCCATCACCGGGACGATCAGGCTGAGACGGTACTTATCCATCTTTTACGGGGCGCGGGCAGCGACGGACTGGCGGGTATGCTGCCGGCCGGCAACGGAATTATCCGGCCACTGCTGGCGGTAACCCGGTCTGAGATTGAGGCCTACTGCCGGGAGCACAAACTGCCGGCTCGCACGGACAGCACCAACCGGCAAACCGATTATCTGCGCAATTCCATACGTCTGGAACTGCTGCCTTGGCTGGAGGAACGCTATAATCCGGCAATTAAGGAGTCTTTGTGCCGCACGGCGGCGATCATTGGCGAGGAGCACGCATTTGTCCGGGCGGCAGCCGAACAGATCTGGAAGGAAACGGTACAAACCGAGCCGGAGGTGTTCGCCCTGGACGGACAGAAGTTTGCTGGTCTGCCCTGTGCGCTGCAGCGGGAAGTATTGCGTTTGACAATTGAAAAAAAACAGGGAAATCTAAGAGGAATAAGCTTCTATCATGTGGAAAAAATGATAGAGATGATTTTAACCGGACAGGTAGGCGCCTGCCTGCCGTTGCCCGGCTGCCTTTGGGCACGCAAGACTTACAACGGTCTTGTCATTGGCACTCAGTCCCGACCGCCGGAGCCGGAGATTCCTGCTCCGGTGGACATCCTGCTGAATGTACCGGGCCGCACGGTGGCGGCGGAATTAGGGTGCATAGTTCACGCCCGATTATTGCAAGCTAGTACTGATGACCATTCGTCGCAGAACGCGGTCTTTGATGCCGACAAGCTTGTGCCGCCCTTGGGTATCAGGACGCGTCTGCCGGGAGACCGTTTTGTTCCGTCAGGTATGCGGGGCAGCAAAAAATTGAAGGACTTTTTTATTGACGCCAAGGTAGAGCGTCAACAGCGCGATCAGGTGCCGATCATCTACGATGCAGCAGGAATACTGTGGGTCTGTGGTTTCAGGCAGTCTGAACGGGGCAAAATAGACAGCAATACTCGGAATTTATTGCAGCTAACAATCGAAAAGCAGGGGGAGAAAGATGATACATTCGATGATGGATGA
- a CDS encoding threonine/serine exporter family protein, translated as MVIFKLVAVFLMSVSVGVLYRIPRSLLLYAGGVGVAAWGVMYLAGLAGANPIMANFLASIVIGVSAELLARLLKKPATIFIIPAFFPLVPGSEAYTTMLYMVKGHYVDGVSMAMRTVLTGAAIAFGIFSSSTVYRLVINYNKLGRVGKLPK; from the coding sequence ATGGTTATTTTTAAATTGGTGGCGGTGTTTCTAATGTCTGTTTCTGTCGGGGTGTTGTACCGGATTCCGCGTAGTCTGTTGCTATATGCCGGCGGCGTTGGCGTGGCCGCCTGGGGGGTTATGTATCTGGCGGGACTGGCGGGAGCCAACCCGATAATGGCTAATTTCTTGGCCAGCATTGTCATCGGCGTATCGGCCGAGTTATTGGCCCGGCTGCTAAAGAAACCGGCAACCATCTTTATTATTCCCGCCTTTTTCCCCCTGGTGCCGGGCAGCGAAGCCTATACGACCATGCTATATATGGTAAAGGGACACTACGTAGACGGGGTATCCATGGCTATGCGTACCGTTTTAACGGGCGCCGCCATTGCTTTCGGCATTTTTTCCAGTTCTACCGTCTATCGCCTGGTGATAAATTATAATAAATTAGGGCGTGTCGGAAAGCTGCCGAAATAA